In one window of Mercurialis annua linkage group LG4, ddMerAnnu1.2, whole genome shotgun sequence DNA:
- the LOC126677252 gene encoding lignin-forming anionic peroxidase-like has product MASVLSCICMVFTMLIVMIFSSQAQLSSNFYDSSCPSALSTIRGAVSTAVSGEPRMAASLIRLHFHDCFVQGCDGSVLLDDTATITGEKTARNNANSIRGFNVIDNIKSQLESICPGIVSCADIVAVAARDASVAATGPSWTVNLGRRDSTTASRSLADSNLPAFTDSLSSLTSLFSTKGLSQRDMVALSGAHTIGQAQCVTFRGRIYNNASDIEAGFAAARRSQCPAASGSGDSNLAPLDLVTPNTFDNNYYRNLISKRGLLQSDQVLFSGGATDTIVNQYNRDSKVFRADFASAIVKMGNISPLTGSQGQIRRVCNLVN; this is encoded by the exons atggCTTCTGTTTTATCATGCATTTGCATGGTTTTTACAATGTTAATAGTGATGATTTTCTCAAGCCAAGCTCAGCTTTCTTCAAACTTTTATGATAGTTCATGTCCTTCGGCTTTAAGTACTATCCGAGGAGCTGTTAGTACAGCTGTCTCCGGCGAGCCGAGAATGGCTGCTTCGCTTATTCGACTTCATTTCCATGATTGCTTTGTTCAA GGATGTGACGGGTCCGTGTTGCTAGACGATACAGCAACCATAACCGGCGAGAAAACTGCACGAAACAATGCGAATTCTATCAGAGGATTTAATGTTATTGACAATATAAAGTCTCAACTAGAAAGCATATGTCCTGGAATCGTTTCATGCGCTGACATTGTTGCTGTAGCTGCTCGCGATGCTTCTGTGGCT GCTACTGGACCATCATGGACAGTGAACCTCGGAAGAAGAGACTCGACCACAGCAAGTCGAAGCTTGGCTGATAGCAACCTTCCTGCCTTTACAGATAGCTTGAGCAGTCTCACTTCTTTGTTCAGTACCAAGGGATTGAGTCAAAGAGATATGGTCGCCCTTTCAG GAGCACATACAATAGGGCAAGCACAATGTGTGACATTTCGTGGTAGGATATACAACAATGCAAGTGATATCGAAGCTGGCTTCGCTGCGGCTAGAAGAAGTCAGTGTCCAGCAGCCAGTGGCAGTGGAGACAGCAATCTCGCACCTTTAGATTTGGTGACACCCAACACTTTTGACAACAACTACTACAGAAATCTTATCAGCAAGAGAGGTCTTCTTCAATCAGATCAGGTACTTTTCAGTGGTGGAGCTACCGACACCATTGTTAACCAGTACAACAGAGACTCTAAAGTTTTCAGAGCTGATTTTGCATCTGCCATCGTTAAGATGGGAAATATAAGTCCCTTAACCGGTTCCCAAGGACAGATACGAAGGGTTTGCAATCTGGTTAACTAA
- the LOC126677247 gene encoding replication factor C subunit 2 has protein sequence MASSSSSSATQNYDMPWVEKYRPTKVSDIVGNEDAVSRLQVIARDGNMPNLILSGPPGTGKTTSILALAHELLGPNYKEAVLELNASDDRGIDVVRNKIKMFAQKKVTLPPGRHKVVILDEADSMTSGAQQALRRTMEIYSNSTRFALACNTSSKVIEPIQSRCALVRFSRLSDQEILGRLMVVVESEKVPYVPEGLEAIIFTADGDMRQALNNLQATNSGFRFVNQENVFKVCDQPHPLHVKNMVRHVIEGKFDDACSGLKQLYDLGYSPTDIITTLFRIIKNYDMAEYLKLEFMKETGFAHMRICDGVGSYLQLCGLLAKFALVRETAKAA, from the exons ATGGCATCATCGTCATCATCGTCCGCCACTCAAAACTACGACATGCCATGGGTGGAGAAATACAGGCCCACCAAAGTCTCCGATATCGTCGGCAACGAAGACGCCGTTTCTCGCCTCCAAGTCATCGCTCGTGACGGCAACATGCCTAACCTCATCCTCTCC GGACCGCCTGGAACTGGTAAAACTACGAGTATTCTGGCTCTTGCACATGAGCTTTTAGGGCCTAATTATAAAGAGGCTGTTTTAGAGCTTAATGCTTCGGATGACAG GGGTATAGATGTTGTGAGGAACAAAATTAAGATGTTTGCTCAAAAGAAAGTAACTTTACCTCCGGGACGACACAAAGTTGTAATTCTTGATGAAGCTGATAG CATGACATCTGGAGCACAACAAGCTTTGAGGAGGACAATGGAAATATATTCGAACTCTACCCGTTTTGCTCTTGCTTGCAATACATCTTCGAAAGTTATTGAGCCTATTCAGAGTCGATGTGCACTTGTTCGGTTTTCAAGATTGTCTGATCAAGAGATTCTTGGTCGTCTCATGGTCGTAGTTGAATCTGAAAAG gttCCATATGTTCCTGAAGGCCTTGAAGCTATCATATTTACCGCTGATGGGGATATGAGGCAAGCGTTGAATAACTTGCAAGCAACAAACAGTGGATTCCGTTTTGTCAACCAGGAAAATGTTTTCAAG GTCTGTGACCAGCCTCATCCATTGCACGTGAAGAACATGGTTCGCCATGTGATTGAGGGAAAATTTGATGATGCTTGTTCTGGTCTGAAGCAGCTCTATGATTTGGGTTATTCTCCTACTGACATAATTACAACCCTATTTCGGATCATAAAGAACTATGACATGGCTGAATATCTGAAGTTGGAGTTCATGAAG GAAACTGGATTTGCTCATATGAGAATATGTGATGGAGTAGGTTCTTATCTTCAGCTGTGTGGCCTTTTGGCTAAATTTGCACTAGTTCGCGAGACAGCCAAAGCTGCATAA
- the LOC126676127 gene encoding uncharacterized protein LOC126676127 isoform X2, whose translation MGKKRGVKMSPYTPITLRQETTGRLQTQGTNNVRDPKLLRLEHLKNIAAWASREHSIPSPLTATYGRQYAAAAEALGIPPDTSLIQCERCETVLEPGFNCTIRIEKTRAKSRSRRKKPSCKNNVVYKCHFCSHRNLMRGTPKGYMKDICPSKRKQKRSYEESEPSKSIPENSVSSKKLDESATKTEMAKIDEIASPATPFMINGSSLLDAKRRKRNRSGSKKSEESQDNKAAKDGEETVNASSKRKRKSWASLKEMAESNQQGGSGNVANLTIPFFM comes from the exons ATGGGCAAGAAGCGAGGCGTAAAAATGTCACCATACACACCAATTACATTAAGACAAGAAACAACAGGCAGATTACAAACTCAAGGCACCAATAATGTTCGTGATCCAAAACTCTTGAGACTCGAGCACTTGAAAAATATAGCAGCATGGGCCAGCAGGGAACATTCAATCCCGTCCCCTCTGACCGCCACCTACGGACGCCAATACGCTGCTGCAGCCGAAGCATTGGGAATCCCTCCAGACACTTCTTTAATTCAGTGCGAGAG ATGTGAGACAGTTCTTGAGCCTGGTTTTAACTGCACAATACGAATTGAGAAGACTCGTGCAAAGTCGAGGAGCAGACGTAAGAAACCAAGTTGCAAGAATAATGTGGTTTACAAGTGCCACTTTTGTTCACACCGTAATCTGATGAGAGGCACTCCAAAAGGTTATATGAAAGATATATGCCCATCTAAGAGAAAGCAGAAGAGGTCATACGAAGAGTCAGAACCTTCCAAGTCGATTCCTGAGAACTCTGTCAGCTCGAAGAAGCTTGATGAATCAGCAACAAAGACAGAGATGGCTAAAATTGATGAGATAGCTAGTCCAGCTACTCCATTCATGATAAATGGATCTAGTTTACTAGATGCAAAGAGGAGAAAGAGAAACAGATCGGGATCTAAAAAGTCTGAGGAATCTCAAGATAACAAGGCTGCAAAAGATGGTGAGGAAACTGTTAACGCATCGAGTAAAAGGAAACGGAAATCTTGGGCGAGCTTGAAGGAAATGGCCGAGAGCAATCAGCAGGGTGGCTCTGGAAATGTTGCTAACTTGACAATCCCCTTTTTCATGTGA
- the LOC126676127 gene encoding uncharacterized protein LOC126676127 isoform X1 encodes MYRLQQFINLSTLKTMGKKRGVKMSPYTPITLRQETTGRLQTQGTNNVRDPKLLRLEHLKNIAAWASREHSIPSPLTATYGRQYAAAAEALGIPPDTSLIQCERCETVLEPGFNCTIRIEKTRAKSRSRRKKPSCKNNVVYKCHFCSHRNLMRGTPKGYMKDICPSKRKQKRSYEESEPSKSIPENSVSSKKLDESATKTEMAKIDEIASPATPFMINGSSLLDAKRRKRNRSGSKKSEESQDNKAAKDGEETVNASSKRKRKSWASLKEMAESNQQGGSGNVANLTIPFFM; translated from the exons ATGTACAGGTTGCAGCAATTCATAAACTTGAGCACATTGAAAACCATGGGCAAGAAGCGAGGCGTAAAAATGTCACCATACACACCAATTACATTAAGACAAGAAACAACAGGCAGATTACAAACTCAAGGCACCAATAATGTTCGTGATCCAAAACTCTTGAGACTCGAGCACTTGAAAAATATAGCAGCATGGGCCAGCAGGGAACATTCAATCCCGTCCCCTCTGACCGCCACCTACGGACGCCAATACGCTGCTGCAGCCGAAGCATTGGGAATCCCTCCAGACACTTCTTTAATTCAGTGCGAGAG ATGTGAGACAGTTCTTGAGCCTGGTTTTAACTGCACAATACGAATTGAGAAGACTCGTGCAAAGTCGAGGAGCAGACGTAAGAAACCAAGTTGCAAGAATAATGTGGTTTACAAGTGCCACTTTTGTTCACACCGTAATCTGATGAGAGGCACTCCAAAAGGTTATATGAAAGATATATGCCCATCTAAGAGAAAGCAGAAGAGGTCATACGAAGAGTCAGAACCTTCCAAGTCGATTCCTGAGAACTCTGTCAGCTCGAAGAAGCTTGATGAATCAGCAACAAAGACAGAGATGGCTAAAATTGATGAGATAGCTAGTCCAGCTACTCCATTCATGATAAATGGATCTAGTTTACTAGATGCAAAGAGGAGAAAGAGAAACAGATCGGGATCTAAAAAGTCTGAGGAATCTCAAGATAACAAGGCTGCAAAAGATGGTGAGGAAACTGTTAACGCATCGAGTAAAAGGAAACGGAAATCTTGGGCGAGCTTGAAGGAAATGGCCGAGAGCAATCAGCAGGGTGGCTCTGGAAATGTTGCTAACTTGACAATCCCCTTTTTCATGTGA